From Novosphingobium resinovorum, the proteins below share one genomic window:
- a CDS encoding AHH domain-containing protein — translation MSALRRYLSFRAVNRSDAPGYDSGLQRHHLLPRQLLGQAAFARMLESIGGHRHRFEDFRENGLLLPCDEPAALRMGLPLHRGPHRLYSALVVERVGQIESSWATMRDKDPQGAAVQAHMRLDLLQRALRRYLLDGQRRRLKLNRRDPSGAGVDFTELDAMVDALWGSTRAAVAPLAQSMPVRVRSSSFAD, via the coding sequence CTGAGCGCACTCAGGCGATACCTCTCCTTCCGCGCCGTCAATCGAAGCGACGCACCTGGCTACGATTCCGGCCTGCAGCGTCACCACCTGCTGCCGCGGCAACTGCTTGGGCAGGCGGCGTTCGCGCGGATGCTGGAGAGCATCGGCGGGCACCGCCATCGGTTCGAGGACTTTCGCGAGAACGGGTTGCTGCTGCCTTGTGACGAGCCCGCCGCGCTACGCATGGGCCTGCCGCTGCATCGCGGGCCGCACCGGCTCTACAGCGCGCTGGTGGTCGAGCGGGTGGGGCAGATCGAGAGCAGCTGGGCGACAATGCGCGACAAGGATCCACAAGGAGCGGCAGTGCAGGCCCATATGCGGCTGGATCTGCTGCAGCGGGCGTTGCGGCGCTACCTTCTGGACGGGCAGCGGCGGCGGTTGAAACTGAACCGCCGCGATCCGTCGGGCGCGGGCGTGGACTTCACCGAGCTGGACGCGATGGTTGACGCGCTATGGGGTTCCACGCGTGCCGCCGTGGCGCCGCTCGCTCAGTCCATGCCGGTGCGGGTGCGCAGTTCGTCCTTCGCCGACTGA
- a CDS encoding I78 family peptidase inhibitor, which translates to MSPKAFIAPVAMAMTLAACATQTPPEAAPPPAAEVEPTCGADQFASYVGQPATDATIAAIQSKRGDKPIRVIKPGMAVTMDYRAERLNVDVDESGAIKRFYCS; encoded by the coding sequence ATGTCCCCCAAAGCCTTCATCGCCCCCGTAGCCATGGCCATGACGCTGGCCGCCTGCGCCACGCAGACCCCGCCTGAAGCCGCCCCGCCCCCTGCTGCGGAAGTCGAACCGACCTGCGGCGCCGATCAGTTCGCCAGCTATGTCGGCCAGCCCGCCACCGATGCCACGATCGCCGCCATCCAGTCGAAGCGCGGCGACAAGCCGATCCGCGTGATCAAACCCGGCATGGCGGTAACGATGGATTACCGCGCCGAACGCCTCAACGTCGACGTGGACGAGAGCGGCGCGATCAAACGCTTCTACTGTTCCTGA
- a CDS encoding flavodoxin family protein: MAEALHLGAGDDARLITVSDVSAEDLLAASGYVFVCPENLGSMTGLMKEMFDRCYYPLLGRVEGRPYATAIAAGSDGRGAQAQIDRIVTGWRLRRVAEPLIVNLDAQTPEAILAEKHVPQAQLDACRDLGAAMAEGLQLGIF; encoded by the coding sequence ATGGCCGAGGCGCTGCATCTTGGCGCGGGCGACGATGCGCGCCTGATCACCGTTTCTGATGTATCTGCCGAGGACTTGCTTGCGGCTTCCGGCTATGTCTTCGTCTGTCCGGAGAACCTGGGTTCGATGACGGGCTTGATGAAGGAGATGTTCGACCGCTGCTATTATCCGCTGCTGGGCCGGGTCGAGGGCAGGCCTTATGCCACGGCGATCGCGGCCGGGTCTGACGGCCGCGGAGCGCAGGCACAGATCGATCGTATCGTCACCGGCTGGCGTCTGCGGCGGGTCGCGGAGCCGCTCATCGTCAACCTCGATGCGCAGACGCCCGAGGCGATACTGGCCGAAAAACATGTGCCGCAGGCGCAACTGGATGCTTGTCGCGATCTCGGCGCTGCGATGGCTGAAGGGCTGCAACTGGGGATTTTCTGA
- the atpD gene encoding F0F1 ATP synthase subunit beta, which yields MATAPVLNLTTTGKISQVIGAVVDVTFEGELPAILSALETENNGQKLVLEVAQHLGENTVRTIAMDGTDGLTRGQAVANTGKQISVPVGPKTLGRIMNVVGDPIDERGPIGSDMFSPIHAEAPAFIDQSTEASILVTGIKVIDLLAPYAKGGKIGLFGGAGVGKTVLIQELINNIAKGHGGVSVFAGVGERTREGNDLYHEFLDAGVIAKDAEGNATSDGSKVALVFGQMNEPPGARARVALSGLTMAEYFRDQEGQDVLFFVDNIFRFTQAGAEVSALLGRIPSAVGYQPTLSTDMGALQERITSTTKGSITSVQAIYVPADDLTDPAPAASFAHLDATTTLNRAISELGIYPAVDPLDSTSRVLEPRIVGAEHYQTARRVQETLQKYKSLQDIIAILGMDELSEEDKVTVARARKIQKFLSQPFHVAEVFTGISGKFVQLEDTVKSFKAVVDGEYDHLPEAAFYMVGGIDEAVEKAKKLAADA from the coding sequence ATGGCCACTGCACCCGTGCTCAACCTCACCACTACCGGCAAGATCAGCCAGGTCATCGGCGCTGTCGTCGACGTGACCTTCGAAGGCGAACTGCCCGCCATCCTCTCCGCGCTGGAGACCGAGAACAACGGCCAGAAGCTGGTTCTCGAAGTCGCCCAGCACCTCGGCGAGAACACCGTGCGCACCATCGCGATGGACGGCACCGACGGCCTGACCCGCGGTCAGGCCGTCGCCAACACCGGCAAGCAGATCTCGGTGCCGGTCGGCCCCAAGACCCTCGGCCGCATCATGAACGTCGTCGGCGACCCGATCGACGAGCGCGGCCCGATCGGCTCGGACATGTTCTCGCCGATCCACGCCGAGGCTCCCGCCTTCATCGACCAGTCGACCGAAGCGTCGATCCTGGTCACCGGCATCAAGGTCATCGACCTTCTCGCCCCTTACGCCAAGGGCGGCAAGATCGGCCTGTTCGGCGGCGCGGGCGTGGGCAAGACGGTTCTCATCCAGGAACTGATCAACAACATCGCCAAGGGCCACGGCGGCGTCTCGGTCTTCGCGGGCGTCGGTGAACGCACCCGTGAAGGCAACGACCTCTACCACGAGTTCCTCGACGCCGGCGTCATCGCCAAGGACGCCGAAGGCAACGCCACCTCGGACGGTTCCAAGGTCGCCCTCGTTTTCGGCCAGATGAACGAGCCCCCGGGCGCCCGCGCCCGCGTCGCCCTGTCGGGTCTGACCATGGCCGAATACTTCCGCGACCAGGAAGGCCAGGACGTCCTGTTCTTCGTCGACAACATCTTCCGCTTCACGCAGGCGGGTGCAGAAGTGTCGGCTCTCCTTGGCCGTATTCCTTCGGCCGTGGGCTACCAGCCGACCCTGTCGACCGACATGGGTGCGCTGCAGGAGCGCATCACCTCGACCACCAAGGGTTCGATCACCTCGGTCCAGGCGATCTACGTTCCCGCGGACGACCTTACCGACCCGGCGCCGGCCGCCTCGTTCGCGCACCTTGACGCGACGACCACGCTGAACCGCGCCATCTCGGAGCTGGGCATCTACCCGGCCGTCGACCCGCTCGACTCGACCTCGCGCGTTCTCGAGCCGCGCATCGTCGGTGCCGAGCACTACCAGACTGCCCGCCGCGTCCAGGAAACCCTGCAGAAGTACAAGTCGCTGCAGGACATCATCGCCATTCTCGGCATGGACGAGCTGTCGGAAGAGGACAAGGTCACGGTCGCCCGCGCCCGCAAGATCCAGAAGTTCCTCTCGCAGCCGTTCCACGTCGCGGAAGTCTTCACCGGCATCTCGGGCAAGTTCGTCCAGCTGGAAGACACCGTGAAGTCGTTCAAGGCCGTCGTCGACGGTGAGTACGACCACCTGCCGGAAGCCGCGTTCTACATGGTCGGCGGCATCGACGAAGCGGTCGAGAAGGCCAAGAAGCTGGCGGCGGACGCCTGA
- a CDS encoding FAS1-like dehydratase domain-containing protein — translation MSDIGEATFDCSDIDQYLGTVIDSSPIREPLGNNDIRRWVQAMHYPNLAHYDPAFAAASRWGKLVAPQSFPIVMDDSHGTSSSCMGGIAESHLLFGGDEFWHYGPRVFGGDTITNERIPYDYSVKDTGFGPTCFQRGDNYYRNQHGELIAKQRSTAIRYRAAAGGARVDTSEFEEPEWTDAEIEKLEERKFGWIRMLHDLGHGERWWDDVNIGDQLPERVFGPHTVASFTTEWRSYLFTVWGTLDRRTIDLEALGFTKEMAGHENDPVMERINPELTDGAYYGPSRGHLFPRYARKIGMPRAYGYGASMGAWVTDYLAGWAGEWGMVVHSTANYRGPALSGDVTIQTAEVVDKMVDEDGRHLVQVKHLMQNQKGVKMCMGVAEIELPKKK, via the coding sequence ATGTCGGATATCGGGGAAGCCACGTTCGATTGTTCGGACATCGACCAGTATCTCGGCACCGTCATCGACAGTTCGCCGATCCGCGAGCCGCTGGGGAACAACGACATCCGGCGCTGGGTGCAGGCCATGCACTATCCGAACCTCGCCCATTACGACCCGGCCTTCGCGGCCGCGAGCCGCTGGGGCAAGCTGGTGGCGCCGCAGAGTTTTCCGATCGTGATGGACGACAGCCACGGCACGTCGTCCTCCTGCATGGGCGGCATCGCCGAATCGCACCTGCTGTTCGGTGGCGATGAGTTCTGGCACTACGGCCCGCGCGTGTTCGGCGGCGATACCATCACCAACGAGCGCATTCCCTACGACTACAGCGTCAAGGACACCGGGTTCGGACCGACCTGCTTCCAGCGCGGTGACAACTATTACCGCAACCAGCACGGCGAACTGATCGCCAAGCAGCGTTCGACCGCCATCCGCTACCGCGCGGCGGCAGGCGGAGCGCGCGTCGATACCTCCGAGTTCGAGGAGCCGGAATGGACCGATGCCGAGATCGAGAAGCTCGAGGAGCGCAAGTTCGGCTGGATCAGGATGCTGCACGATCTGGGCCATGGCGAACGCTGGTGGGATGACGTGAATATCGGCGACCAGCTTCCCGAGCGCGTGTTCGGACCCCACACCGTCGCCAGCTTCACGACGGAATGGCGCTCGTACCTGTTCACGGTATGGGGCACCCTCGATCGCCGCACGATCGACCTGGAGGCTCTTGGCTTCACCAAGGAAATGGCGGGTCACGAGAACGATCCGGTGATGGAGCGGATCAATCCGGAACTCACTGACGGCGCGTACTACGGCCCGTCACGCGGGCACCTGTTCCCCAGGTATGCGCGCAAGATCGGCATGCCACGCGCCTATGGCTACGGCGCCTCGATGGGGGCGTGGGTGACCGACTATCTCGCCGGCTGGGCAGGCGAATGGGGCATGGTGGTGCACTCGACCGCCAATTATCGCGGTCCTGCCCTTAGCGGCGACGTCACCATTCAGACCGCCGAAGTGGTCGACAAGATGGTCGACGAGGACGGGCGCCATCTGGTTCAGGTCAAGCACCTCATGCAGAACCAGAAGGGCGTCAAGATGTGCATGGGCGTGGCCGAGATCGAACTGCCCAAGAAGAAGTGA
- the leuA gene encoding 2-isopropylmalate synthase has translation MTMLKDPSVKYRPFPQIDLPNRQWPSQVITKAPRWLSTDLRDGNQALIDPMGAEKKSRFFDLLVKVGLKEIEVGFPSAGATEFDFIRGLVDQDRIPEDVLVQVLTQSRQDLIERTFESLAGVHAGIVHLYNAVSPLWRNVVFGMERHEIRGIAETGAKIMRDQAAKYPQTKWHFEYSPETFSTAELDFSIECCEAVMEILQPTPENPIILNLPATVEAATPNIYADQIEYFCRNLPNRDAAVISLHTHNDRGTGVAAAELGLMAGADRVEGCLFGNGERTGNCCLVTVAMNMYTQGVNPELDFSDIDDVIQTVEYCNQLKVAERHPYGGELVFTAFSGSHQDAIKKGFAAQEKRNDQIWSVPYLPIDPADLGRSYEAVIRVNSQSGKGGFAWVIEQDQGLKLPKRMQAHFSKHVQELADELGRELQAGDIWDVFQKAYRLSGEQRFQLIDWDEAKGPDNTRVFAGKIGVEGKEQSVSGKGNGLISSVTATIAESFGVSLDVKDYAEHSMGKSTDARAAAYVECALPDGRTVWGVGIDEDVATASVRAVLSAANAA, from the coding sequence ATGACCATGCTGAAAGACCCTTCGGTCAAGTATCGCCCCTTCCCGCAGATCGACCTGCCGAACCGCCAGTGGCCCTCGCAGGTCATCACCAAGGCGCCCCGCTGGCTCTCCACCGACCTGCGTGACGGCAACCAAGCGCTGATCGACCCGATGGGCGCGGAAAAGAAGAGCCGCTTCTTCGACCTGCTGGTGAAAGTCGGCCTCAAGGAAATCGAGGTCGGCTTCCCGAGCGCGGGCGCGACCGAGTTCGACTTCATCCGCGGCCTCGTCGATCAGGATCGCATCCCCGAGGACGTGCTGGTGCAAGTGCTGACCCAGTCTCGCCAGGACCTGATCGAGCGTACGTTCGAGAGCCTGGCTGGCGTGCACGCGGGCATCGTCCACCTCTACAACGCCGTCTCGCCGCTGTGGCGCAATGTCGTGTTCGGCATGGAACGGCATGAAATCCGCGGCATTGCGGAAACCGGCGCGAAGATCATGCGCGATCAGGCGGCGAAGTACCCGCAGACCAAGTGGCACTTCGAATACTCACCGGAGACGTTCTCTACCGCCGAACTCGATTTCTCGATCGAGTGCTGCGAGGCGGTGATGGAAATCCTGCAGCCCACGCCCGAGAACCCCATCATCCTCAACCTGCCCGCGACGGTCGAGGCGGCGACGCCGAACATCTATGCGGATCAGATCGAGTACTTCTGCCGCAACCTGCCGAACCGCGATGCGGCGGTGATCTCGCTGCACACGCACAACGATCGCGGCACCGGCGTCGCGGCGGCGGAACTGGGCCTGATGGCCGGCGCCGACCGCGTCGAGGGCTGCCTGTTCGGCAACGGCGAGCGCACCGGCAACTGCTGCCTCGTGACCGTGGCGATGAACATGTACACGCAAGGGGTGAACCCGGAGCTGGACTTCTCGGACATCGACGACGTCATCCAGACGGTAGAATACTGCAACCAGCTCAAGGTGGCCGAGCGTCATCCCTACGGCGGCGAACTGGTCTTCACTGCGTTCTCCGGCTCGCACCAGGACGCGATCAAGAAGGGTTTCGCCGCGCAGGAGAAGCGCAACGACCAGATCTGGTCGGTGCCTTATCTCCCGATCGACCCCGCCGATCTGGGTCGCAGCTACGAGGCGGTGATCCGCGTCAACTCGCAGTCCGGCAAGGGCGGCTTCGCCTGGGTGATCGAGCAGGACCAGGGCCTCAAGCTGCCCAAGCGGATGCAGGCGCACTTCTCCAAGCACGTACAAGAGCTGGCTGACGAACTCGGCCGCGAACTGCAGGCGGGCGACATCTGGGACGTGTTCCAGAAGGCCTACCGCCTGAGCGGCGAGCAGCGCTTCCAGCTGATCGACTGGGATGAGGCCAAGGGGCCGGACAACACCCGCGTCTTCGCGGGCAAGATCGGCGTCGAGGGCAAGGAGCAGTCGGTGTCCGGCAAGGGCAACGGCCTGATTTCCTCGGTCACGGCGACCATCGCCGAGAGCTTCGGCGTCAGCCTCGACGTCAAGGACTATGCCGAGCACTCGATGGGCAAGAGCACGGACGCCCGCGCCGCAGCCTACGTCGAATGCGCCCTGCCCGACGGTCGCACCGTATGGGGCGTGGGCATCGACGAGGACGTCGCCACCGCCAGCGTGCGCGCCGTTCTGAGCGCCGCCAACGCGGCCTGA
- a CDS encoding NAD(P)H-dependent flavin oxidoreductase, translating into MPLPALSKSLRLPVIAAPMFIVSNPELVIAQVRSGIVGSFPALNARPASQLDEWLHRITEETRDCAAPFAVNLIVHRTNTRLEEDLAVLEKWKVPLVITSLGANVEVNAAVHGWGGMVLHDVIDDMFARKAVEKGADGLIAVAAGAGGHAGPQSPFALMQEIRSWFEGPVALSGAIANGRSILAAQAMGADFAYIGTPWIATTEANADQAYKQAIVDGHASHIVNSSLFTGVHGNYLRPSIVAAGMDPDNLPEGSKDQMDFGSGGNTAAKAWKDIWGAGQGIGAIRSIETVADRVEVLTAQYQSAKDELRTRTGMD; encoded by the coding sequence ATGCCCCTTCCCGCGCTGTCCAAATCTCTGCGCCTGCCCGTGATCGCGGCGCCGATGTTCATCGTCTCCAATCCGGAGCTGGTCATCGCACAAGTGCGGAGCGGGATCGTCGGCAGCTTTCCAGCGCTCAATGCCCGTCCCGCAAGCCAGCTCGACGAATGGCTCCACCGTATCACCGAGGAAACCCGGGACTGCGCCGCGCCTTTCGCGGTCAATCTCATCGTCCACCGCACCAACACGCGGCTGGAGGAAGACCTTGCAGTGCTCGAGAAGTGGAAGGTGCCGCTGGTCATCACCTCGCTCGGCGCCAACGTGGAAGTCAACGCGGCGGTGCACGGCTGGGGCGGCATGGTCCTGCACGACGTGATCGACGACATGTTCGCCCGCAAGGCCGTGGAAAAGGGCGCGGACGGCCTGATCGCGGTCGCGGCCGGAGCGGGCGGCCATGCCGGGCCGCAGTCCCCCTTCGCGCTGATGCAGGAGATACGCAGCTGGTTCGAGGGTCCGGTGGCGCTTTCTGGGGCGATCGCGAACGGACGCTCGATCCTTGCCGCGCAGGCTATGGGCGCGGACTTCGCCTATATCGGCACACCGTGGATCGCCACGACCGAAGCCAATGCGGATCAGGCCTACAAGCAGGCGATCGTCGATGGCCACGCCTCCCATATCGTGAATTCCAGCCTGTTCACCGGCGTTCATGGGAACTACCTGCGCCCGTCCATCGTCGCGGCCGGCATGGACCCCGACAATCTTCCGGAAGGGAGCAAGGACCAGATGGATTTCGGCTCGGGCGGCAATACCGCTGCGAAGGCCTGGAAGGACATCTGGGGCGCCGGACAGGGGATCGGAGCCATCCGCTCGATCGAGACCGTCGCGGATCGCGTGGAGGTGCTTACCGCACAGTATCAGTCGGCGAAGGACGAACTGCGCACCCGCACCGGCATGGACTGA
- a CDS encoding extensin family protein, translating to MVLSRFDQFAVAVLLAASFVLASLAWLHDHPEHDPRAPLTLAEPDGWATGRKFAALRSSRAVCGAFLDSAGVNTPALPATGNGACLRDDRQVLGAPARLGTLLRPQGGQATCAVDAGLARWIRHGVQPAAEAVFRQKVVRIEHLGTASCRRIGGGERGNWSEHATGNAIDIASFVLADGSRISVAKDWNGKDAATSRFLHDVRDAACRSFSTVLSPDYNAAHADHLHLDQAKRAGGWSTCR from the coding sequence ATGGTCCTTTCCCGCTTCGACCAGTTCGCCGTTGCCGTGCTGCTGGCCGCCTCGTTCGTACTGGCTAGCCTGGCCTGGCTGCATGATCATCCAGAACACGATCCCCGTGCGCCATTGACGCTTGCCGAGCCCGACGGATGGGCAACCGGGCGCAAGTTCGCAGCGCTGCGGTCCAGCCGGGCTGTGTGCGGGGCTTTTCTCGACAGCGCCGGGGTGAATACGCCTGCACTGCCCGCGACAGGCAACGGGGCATGTCTCAGAGACGATCGGCAGGTCCTGGGCGCACCAGCGCGCCTTGGGACCCTATTACGTCCTCAGGGCGGCCAGGCGACGTGTGCGGTCGACGCCGGACTTGCCCGCTGGATAAGACACGGCGTGCAGCCTGCCGCAGAGGCGGTATTCCGTCAGAAGGTGGTGCGTATCGAACATCTTGGCACCGCAAGCTGTCGCCGGATCGGCGGCGGTGAACGCGGCAACTGGAGTGAGCATGCCACCGGCAACGCCATCGATATCGCCAGCTTCGTATTGGCGGACGGAAGCCGGATAAGCGTGGCGAAGGATTGGAATGGAAAGGACGCGGCGACGTCGCGCTTCCTGCATGACGTACGGGATGCTGCCTGTCGCAGCTTCTCTACCGTGCTGTCGCCCGACTACAACGCGGCTCATGCCGATCACCTGCATCTCGATCAGGCGAAACGCGCCGGGGGATGGTCAACCTGCCGATGA
- a CDS encoding ATP synthase F1 subunit epsilon, producing MPLHFELVTPAKLVRSEDVHMVVVPGTEGEFGVLAGHAPFMSTIADGALKVYKTENGAPEEIRITGGFAEVGDAGLTVLAEHVEG from the coding sequence ATGCCCCTGCACTTCGAACTCGTCACGCCTGCGAAGCTGGTCCGTTCCGAGGACGTCCACATGGTGGTCGTCCCCGGCACCGAAGGCGAGTTCGGCGTGCTGGCGGGCCACGCGCCCTTCATGTCGACGATCGCCGATGGCGCCCTGAAGGTCTACAAGACCGAGAACGGCGCGCCCGAGGAAATCCGCATCACCGGCGGTTTTGCCGAAGTGGGTGACGCGGGCCTGACCGTGCTGGCCGAGCACGTCGAAGGCTGA
- a CDS encoding F0F1 ATP synthase subunit gamma: MASLKELKGRINSVKSTQKITKAKQMVAAAKLRKAQAAAEDARPYAARLAEVMGSLASKITVSDNSPKLLAGTGSDKVHLLVVANSDKGLCGAFNSNIVKAALAKARDLQAQGKAVLFYLVGRKGRAVIRREHPNQVAHMFDTSDVRNPGYDEAERVADELVAMYEAGKFDVAHLFYSKFRSALLQEPTDQQIIPVPAPKAVAQTADAVTEYEPDEEEILAALLPRYLKTQLFGALLENAASEQGASMTAMDNATRNAGDLIKKLTIVYNRTRQAAITTELVEIIAGAEAL, encoded by the coding sequence GTGGCTTCGCTCAAGGAACTCAAAGGCCGCATCAACTCGGTCAAGTCGACCCAGAAGATCACCAAGGCCAAGCAGATGGTCGCCGCGGCCAAGCTGCGCAAGGCGCAGGCCGCCGCGGAAGACGCTCGCCCTTACGCGGCGCGTCTCGCCGAAGTGATGGGATCGCTGGCGTCGAAGATCACCGTCTCCGATAACAGCCCCAAGCTGCTCGCCGGAACCGGCAGCGACAAGGTGCACCTGCTCGTCGTCGCGAACTCGGACAAGGGCCTGTGCGGCGCGTTCAACTCGAACATCGTCAAGGCGGCCCTCGCCAAGGCGCGTGATCTGCAGGCGCAGGGCAAGGCCGTGCTGTTCTACCTCGTGGGCCGCAAGGGCCGCGCGGTGATCCGCCGCGAGCACCCGAACCAGGTCGCCCACATGTTCGACACCTCGGACGTGCGTAACCCCGGTTACGACGAAGCCGAGCGCGTCGCCGACGAACTCGTCGCGATGTACGAGGCGGGCAAGTTCGACGTGGCGCACCTGTTCTACTCGAAGTTCCGTTCGGCGCTGCTGCAGGAACCGACCGACCAGCAGATCATCCCGGTCCCGGCCCCCAAGGCCGTTGCCCAGACTGCCGACGCGGTCACCGAATACGAGCCCGATGAGGAGGAAATCCTCGCCGCCCTGCTCCCGCGCTATCTGAAGACCCAGCTCTTCGGCGCGCTGCTGGAGAACGCCGCGTCCGAACAGGGTGCGTCGATGACGGCGATGGACAACGCCACGCGCAATGCCGGCGACCTCATCAAGAAGCTGACGATCGTCTACAACCGCACCCGCCAGGCTGCGATCACCACCGAACTCGTCGAAATCATCGCGGGCGCGGAAGCGCTCTAA
- the recJ gene encoding single-stranded-DNA-specific exonuclease RecJ → MESRSACVFGIDRSLTGKAWHWRGGNMDLSDDLGRGPAGLEDDIVTQILLSRGVAREDLERHRNPSLRAFLPDPSAFRDMDAAAERLAQAVLTGETVTVYGDYDVDGATSAALLILLMRALGHPARYYIPDRLLEGYGPSGEALVRIAGEGSSLIVTVDCGAMAHEALDMAHEAGVDVIVVDHHKCSPVLPRATALVNPNRLDEDDLAASHGHLAAVGVAFLLAVATVRTLRKRGFFENRREPDLFALLDLVALGTVADVAALHGLNRALVAQGLKVMAKRDNIGMSALIDASRLGRAPTCSDLGFALGPRINAGGRVGESTLGVRLLTTTDADEARDIAAQLSRLNDERRAIEQAVQEMAEAQIDRQHNRSVVVCAGDGWHPGVIGIVAGRIKEKTGKPALVIALGADDAGNGKGSGRSIPGVDLGAAIIAAREAGFLEAGGGHAMACGLTIAPDKLDALSEWLDEHLAADVSRASANRSVLLDLALSPGGLVPSLVETLESAGPYGMGWPGPRVAVGPVRIVKADVVGADHLRLIVSGPDGGRFKAMAFRSAETEMGQALLHAAQGRKLWLAGRAKIDDWGSRPAAELHLDDAAFCD, encoded by the coding sequence ATGGAATCACGATCCGCCTGTGTCTTCGGGATCGACCGCTCGCTGACCGGCAAGGCCTGGCACTGGCGCGGCGGCAATATGGACCTCTCCGATGACCTCGGCAGAGGCCCGGCCGGTCTCGAAGACGATATCGTCACTCAGATCCTGCTCTCGCGCGGCGTCGCTCGCGAGGATCTGGAGCGCCATCGCAATCCCAGCCTTCGCGCCTTCCTGCCCGACCCCTCGGCATTCCGCGACATGGACGCGGCAGCCGAGCGGCTCGCCCAGGCGGTGCTGACGGGCGAGACCGTGACGGTATACGGTGATTACGACGTCGACGGCGCAACGAGCGCGGCGCTGCTGATCCTCTTGATGCGAGCCCTCGGCCATCCCGCTCGCTACTATATCCCGGACCGCCTGCTCGAAGGCTATGGTCCTTCCGGCGAGGCGCTGGTGCGCATCGCGGGCGAAGGTTCCAGCCTGATCGTCACCGTGGACTGCGGCGCGATGGCGCACGAAGCGCTCGACATGGCGCACGAAGCGGGTGTCGACGTCATCGTAGTCGACCACCACAAGTGCTCGCCCGTACTGCCACGTGCCACTGCGCTGGTGAACCCCAACCGCCTCGACGAGGACGACCTGGCCGCTTCCCACGGCCACCTCGCGGCCGTCGGCGTCGCTTTTCTCCTGGCCGTCGCGACCGTGCGCACGCTGCGCAAACGCGGGTTCTTCGAAAATCGCCGCGAACCGGACCTGTTCGCCCTGCTCGACCTCGTGGCACTCGGAACTGTAGCGGATGTCGCCGCCCTTCACGGCCTGAACCGTGCATTGGTGGCACAGGGTCTCAAGGTGATGGCCAAGCGCGACAACATCGGCATGTCGGCACTCATCGACGCCAGCCGCCTCGGCCGGGCACCAACGTGCAGCGACCTCGGTTTCGCGCTCGGCCCGCGCATCAATGCCGGCGGGCGTGTTGGCGAATCGACCCTCGGCGTTCGCCTCCTCACCACGACCGATGCCGACGAGGCACGCGATATCGCCGCGCAGTTGTCCCGCCTGAACGACGAACGCCGCGCTATTGAACAGGCTGTACAGGAAATGGCCGAAGCGCAGATCGATCGACAGCACAACCGCTCCGTCGTCGTCTGTGCGGGCGACGGCTGGCACCCGGGTGTCATCGGCATCGTCGCGGGACGCATCAAGGAGAAAACCGGCAAGCCGGCTCTCGTCATCGCGCTGGGGGCGGACGATGCGGGTAACGGCAAGGGCTCCGGCCGCTCGATCCCCGGCGTGGACCTGGGCGCCGCGATCATCGCCGCGCGCGAGGCCGGCTTCCTGGAGGCCGGCGGCGGGCACGCCATGGCCTGCGGCCTCACCATTGCGCCGGATAAGCTGGATGCCCTGTCGGAATGGCTGGACGAACACCTTGCCGCCGATGTCTCCCGCGCGAGCGCCAATCGCAGCGTACTGCTCGATCTGGCTCTTTCCCCCGGCGGCCTCGTACCCTCGCTCGTGGAGACGCTGGAGAGCGCCGGGCCTTACGGCATGGGCTGGCCCGGCCCGCGCGTGGCGGTCGGCCCCGTCCGCATCGTCAAGGCGGACGTCGTCGGAGCCGACCACTTGCGCCTGATCGTTTCCGGACCCGACGGCGGACGGTTCAAGGCCATGGCCTTCCGCAGCGCCGAAACCGAGATGGGCCAAGCCCTTCTGCACGCTGCACAAGGCCGCAAGCTGTGGCTGGCCGGGCGTGCGAAGATCGACGATTGGGGCAGCCGCCCGGCGGCGGAACTGCACCTTGATGACGCGGCTTTCTGCGACTGA